A genomic window from Desertifilum tharense IPPAS B-1220 includes:
- the chlP gene encoding geranylgeranyl reductase: protein MALRVAVVGSGPAGSSAAETLAKAGIETYLFERKLDNAKPCGGAIPLCMVSEFDLPPEIIDRRVRKMKMISPSNVEVDINIEKEDEYIGMCRREVLDGFMRDRAAKLGAKLINGTVYKLDIPTSANRPYTLHYADHSDGSAEGVMKTLQADVVIGADGANSRVAKAIDAGDYNYAIAFQERIRLPQDKMAYYEDLAEMYVGNDVSTDFYAWVFPKYDHVAVGTGTMKVNKADIKNLQAGIRARAAKRLEGGEIIKVEAHPIPEHPRPRRVVGRVALVGDAAGTVTKSSGEGIYFAAKSARMCAETIVEFSNGGTRIPTEDDLKVYLKRWDKKYGMTYKVLDILQRVFYRSDATREAFVEMCADKDVQKLTFDSYLYKTVVPANPLIQMKITAKTIGSLLRGNALAP from the coding sequence TTGGCACTAAGGGTTGCTGTTGTTGGATCGGGCCCGGCAGGATCGAGCGCTGCCGAAACCCTAGCAAAAGCTGGAATCGAAACTTATCTATTCGAGCGCAAGTTAGACAATGCCAAGCCTTGTGGCGGTGCGATTCCCTTGTGCATGGTCAGCGAGTTCGATCTACCCCCCGAAATTATTGACCGTCGGGTGAGAAAGATGAAAATGATCTCGCCCTCGAACGTTGAGGTCGATATCAATATTGAAAAAGAAGATGAATATATTGGCATGTGCCGCCGGGAAGTTCTCGACGGATTCATGCGCGACCGGGCAGCCAAATTAGGTGCCAAACTGATTAATGGAACCGTTTATAAACTCGATATTCCTACCAGTGCAAATCGTCCCTATACCTTGCATTACGCCGATCATTCCGATGGCAGTGCAGAAGGGGTGATGAAGACACTTCAGGCGGATGTGGTGATTGGAGCAGATGGAGCAAACTCTCGCGTTGCTAAAGCAATTGACGCGGGGGATTACAATTATGCGATCGCCTTCCAAGAGCGCATTCGTCTTCCCCAAGACAAAATGGCTTATTACGAAGACCTCGCGGAAATGTACGTGGGTAACGATGTTTCCACCGACTTCTACGCCTGGGTCTTCCCCAAATACGACCACGTTGCGGTCGGTACTGGCACCATGAAGGTGAACAAAGCCGACATCAAGAACCTACAAGCCGGAATTCGCGCTCGCGCAGCCAAACGGCTTGAAGGCGGCGAAATCATCAAAGTTGAAGCACACCCCATCCCCGAACATCCCCGTCCGCGCCGCGTCGTCGGTCGCGTCGCCTTAGTTGGCGATGCTGCGGGAACCGTTACCAAGTCTTCCGGTGAAGGCATCTACTTCGCCGCTAAGTCTGCGCGGATGTGTGCTGAAACCATCGTCGAGTTCTCCAATGGCGGAACTCGCATCCCCACCGAAGATGACCTCAAGGTTTATCTCAAGCGCTGGGATAAGAAATACGGCATGACCTACAAGGTTCTGGATATCCTGCAACGCGTCTTCTACCGTTCCGATGCCACGCGGGAAGCGTTTGTAGAAATGTGTGCTGATAAGGACGTGCAAAAGCTCACCTTTGACAGCTACCTCTACAAAACCGTTGTTCCAGCAAATCCTCTGATTCAAATGAAGATTACAGCCAAAACCATCGGTAGCTTACTGCGCGGCAATGCTTTAGCGCCCTAG
- a CDS encoding NfeD family protein — translation MMLFFSDEWDREAIVDEEIPPRRPGRAQFRGSYWMARCQQPILLKPGTLVRVIEIRNTTLIVEPVPNYDSQ, via the coding sequence ATGATGTTGTTTTTCAGCGATGAATGGGATCGAGAAGCCATTGTTGACGAAGAAATTCCTCCCCGACGACCTGGACGCGCTCAGTTTAGGGGGTCTTACTGGATGGCTCGATGCCAGCAACCCATTTTGCTTAAACCGGGTACGTTAGTGCGCGTTATCGAAATTCGCAATACCACCTTAATTGTAGAGCCTGTTCCCAATTACGACTCTCAATAA
- a CDS encoding sigma factor-like helix-turn-helix DNA-binding protein, giving the protein MNQQLFQEKFAQLPDRQREVLLRMLSGETDAEIAVALHITESTVRKHIEKICKAWKIQPQPGERSKRTELIQLFLHYQPELVCEQNVVSKKPARTTQVNQEQQVINPSYFNHFVGREQAIDDLNQLVVQGSKAILVYAPGGVGKTTLAWEYVQKFQPLLELWMAQEVENLTSAASVVEEWLRRHFNEEPGREFGIAKERLRQKLRDSQSTVGVLIDNLETVLDGNGKFCDRHRSEYLELFRILTDPAVNSVTLITSRERLREATISLGNYRLEGLSASAWQTFFTRKNIINEVHYPLLFAMNQAYGGNAKAMEIISSTVQLDYQNDLNTYWQSAQLDLLSEADLQDLIVSQFERLKRINLEAYQLLCRLGCYRYQDNPQIPLSGVLSLLWDVPESQKIRILNALKDRCLIEFHKNEYWLHPAIKTEAINRLKASDDWKQAHSIAATFWTDSIQSVEKIEEAIQAFEAYYHALEIKDFENAAQVILYRRKNKWHIAEPLGISFWRVGLLHPMFRAIAQIIDKVENEAILSELNIIFGYLNSLIGDILPAIEYYKTAYQLADRVLQKHSLQSLNINQEIRLKSVKAASLIDLGCAFIDLGEIEQAIEIFQNCQASFDRPELHRYVLACWYHLAYLYSLQGLPDRAFYLAQQVNSQLIVIQWSSWSQGYALVLLGLTYATLHYLEESEQMLRRAIAFAEASNYLQIKAKALTGLAMLCSRQEKLEDALNYHQESIALLEKMGANSDLAEAYLQLALTKQKQGEWRESYCHFEQAIELFTRMQAVKQVERVREFMKKSDRA; this is encoded by the coding sequence ATGAATCAACAGCTATTTCAAGAAAAATTTGCTCAACTACCTGATAGACAACGGGAAGTGCTGTTACGGATGCTCTCAGGAGAAACTGATGCAGAGATTGCTGTAGCTTTACACATCACAGAATCAACAGTTAGAAAGCATATTGAGAAAATTTGCAAAGCCTGGAAAATTCAACCCCAACCCGGCGAACGATCTAAGCGAACTGAGTTAATTCAACTTTTTTTACACTATCAACCCGAATTAGTCTGCGAGCAAAATGTAGTTAGCAAGAAGCCTGCACGGACAACACAAGTCAATCAAGAACAGCAAGTTATCAATCCTTCTTATTTCAATCATTTTGTCGGTCGAGAACAAGCTATTGACGACTTAAATCAACTCGTTGTACAAGGCTCTAAGGCAATTTTAGTTTATGCACCTGGCGGAGTGGGTAAAACGACTTTAGCCTGGGAATATGTCCAGAAATTCCAGCCTTTGCTTGAGTTGTGGATGGCTCAAGAGGTGGAAAACTTGACTTCAGCCGCTAGCGTAGTTGAAGAATGGTTGAGAAGACATTTTAATGAAGAACCGGGTCGAGAATTTGGAATTGCAAAAGAAAGACTTAGGCAAAAGTTGCGCGATTCTCAATCGACGGTTGGGGTTTTAATCGATAACTTAGAAACCGTTTTAGATGGGAATGGTAAGTTTTGCGATCGCCATCGTTCAGAATACTTAGAATTGTTCCGAATCTTAACCGATCCGGCGGTTAACTCGGTTACGCTAATTACCAGTCGCGAACGACTGCGAGAAGCAACAATTTCTTTAGGAAATTATCGTCTTGAAGGGTTGAGTGCGAGCGCTTGGCAAACATTTTTTACCCGCAAAAATATTATTAATGAAGTGCATTATCCGCTGTTGTTTGCGATGAATCAAGCCTATGGCGGAAATGCTAAGGCAATGGAAATTATAAGCAGTACCGTCCAACTCGATTATCAAAACGATCTAAATACTTATTGGCAATCCGCCCAATTAGATTTACTAAGCGAAGCTGATTTGCAAGATTTGATTGTTAGTCAGTTTGAACGGTTAAAAAGAATTAATTTAGAAGCTTATCAATTATTATGCCGCTTGGGGTGTTATCGCTATCAAGATAATCCTCAAATCCCCTTGTCTGGAGTTTTATCTTTGCTTTGGGATGTTCCTGAAAGCCAGAAAATTCGCATCCTTAATGCCTTAAAAGACCGTTGTTTAATTGAGTTTCACAAAAATGAATACTGGTTACATCCAGCCATCAAAACTGAAGCCATTAATCGATTAAAGGCTAGCGATGACTGGAAACAAGCTCATTCTATAGCTGCTACTTTTTGGACAGATAGCATTCAATCTGTAGAAAAGATTGAAGAAGCAATACAAGCCTTTGAAGCTTACTATCATGCACTTGAAATTAAAGATTTTGAGAATGCAGCTCAAGTCATTCTTTATCGAAGAAAAAATAAATGGCATATTGCAGAACCCCTAGGAATTTCTTTTTGGCGCGTTGGATTATTGCACCCGATGTTCAGAGCGATCGCGCAAATTATTGACAAAGTTGAGAATGAAGCGATACTCAGCGAACTCAATATCATCTTTGGCTATCTCAATAGTTTAATTGGAGATATTCTACCCGCGATTGAATATTACAAAACTGCTTATCAGTTAGCCGATCGCGTTTTACAAAAGCATTCTTTGCAATCTTTGAATATCAACCAAGAGATTAGACTTAAAAGCGTTAAAGCAGCTTCTCTAATCGACCTCGGTTGTGCTTTTATCGACTTAGGAGAAATCGAGCAGGCTATAGAGATTTTTCAAAATTGTCAAGCAAGTTTCGATCGTCCAGAATTACATCGATATGTATTAGCTTGTTGGTATCATTTAGCTTATCTCTATTCCCTGCAAGGATTGCCCGATCGAGCTTTTTACCTTGCCCAACAAGTTAATAGCCAGCTAATTGTAATTCAATGGAGTTCTTGGAGCCAAGGATATGCTTTAGTTCTGCTAGGTTTAACCTATGCAACTCTCCACTATCTAGAGGAGTCTGAGCAAATGCTGAGACGCGCGATCGCTTTTGCTGAAGCGAGCAACTATTTACAAATCAAAGCAAAAGCTTTAACTGGACTGGCGATGCTTTGTTCCCGTCAAGAAAAATTAGAAGACGCACTGAATTACCATCAAGAATCAATTGCGTTACTCGAAAAAATGGGTGCAAATTCAGATTTAGCAGAAGCTTATCTTCAGTTGGCACTCACAAAACAAAAGCAAGGAGAATGGAGAGAGAGCTATTGTCATTTTGAGCAAGCCATTGAACTCTTTACTCGGATGCAAGCGGTTAAGCAAGTTGAGCGAGTTCGAGAATTCATGAAAAAGAGCGATCGCGCTTGA
- a CDS encoding NfeD family protein — MRVLHSNLTRSWWPARCDRPISLQPGEFVRVVDIRNITLIVEPILKP; from the coding sequence GTGCGTGTCCTTCATTCTAATCTTACAAGGTCTTGGTGGCCTGCTCGGTGCGATCGCCCTATCTCTCTTCAACCCGGTGAATTCGTGCGAGTTGTGGATATTCGCAATATTACCCTAATTGTAGAACCGATTTTGAAGCCCTAG
- a CDS encoding LuxR C-terminal-related transcriptional regulator produces the protein MNQEQFEKRFVELTDKQQEVLLRVLAGETDEEIASSLNIVESTVRKHIEHICKGFRLISQYGERSKRPELIQLFRQYRPDLVKAIAHRDLKEVKKSDEPHVKPRIKRRGARDTTQLDSELYDDAWVDRVELIKKLSIRLRESTRLLILTGITGIGKTVLAQRLAVELQGDWIKWLTVDFESQENTDFATIAVQILTDLGETVTLEDRQETRRLMNWVVSHLQQNRYLLLLDSLECLLRGDAETGWSEFKESCWEEFFQNLLSIKTCESRIILTSQDWPGQFYEINSRYSKLFYCQSLSGFSQSEQLDLFKRTGLNVNPELPSTHYLVRVGSAYEGHPLALWIIAGEIVNPPFNGNILAYWNQYSQEIEKIEQFPQQPEQELLGDNLKLDRYTRKLRGIVKQRIEKTFERLANEIPNAYILLCYCSVYRRPVPEKFYLKTLEKLELDEEQQQITVDVLRDRYLIEENIINNGLHLRQHNLIRSVASTHLKSWRRE, from the coding sequence ATGAATCAAGAGCAGTTTGAGAAACGGTTTGTCGAGCTAACGGATAAACAACAAGAAGTGTTGCTGCGGGTTTTGGCGGGGGAAACAGATGAAGAAATAGCAAGTTCTCTAAATATTGTAGAGTCAACCGTAAGAAAGCACATTGAACATATCTGTAAAGGATTTCGCCTAATCTCTCAATACGGAGAGCGTTCAAAGCGTCCTGAATTGATTCAGCTTTTCAGGCAATACAGACCTGATTTAGTTAAAGCGATCGCTCATCGGGACTTAAAAGAAGTTAAAAAGTCTGATGAACCTCATGTTAAGCCTCGTATAAAGAGAAGAGGCGCTCGTGACACTACCCAGTTAGATTCTGAGCTTTACGATGATGCCTGGGTTGATCGTGTAGAATTGATTAAGAAATTGAGTATTAGGCTTCGGGAAAGTACACGACTGTTGATTCTCACGGGGATTACTGGCATAGGGAAGACTGTCTTGGCTCAAAGACTAGCAGTGGAGTTGCAAGGAGATTGGATCAAGTGGCTAACGGTTGATTTTGAAAGTCAGGAGAATACTGATTTTGCCACTATAGCAGTGCAAATTCTAACAGATTTGGGAGAGACAGTCACCTTAGAGGATCGCCAAGAAACAAGGCGATTGATGAATTGGGTTGTTAGTCACTTACAACAGAATCGCTATTTGTTGCTTCTAGATTCACTAGAATGTCTTCTAAGAGGAGATGCTGAGACAGGGTGGAGTGAATTTAAAGAGAGTTGCTGGGAAGAGTTTTTTCAAAATCTTTTATCTATAAAAACTTGTGAGAGTAGAATTATTCTCACATCCCAAGATTGGCCTGGGCAGTTTTATGAAATCAACTCGCGTTACTCAAAGTTATTTTATTGTCAGTCTCTAAGCGGCTTTAGTCAATCCGAGCAGCTAGATTTATTTAAAAGAACAGGATTAAACGTTAATCCCGAATTACCTTCAACTCATTATTTAGTTCGAGTTGGTTCTGCATATGAAGGTCATCCCTTAGCATTATGGATAATTGCTGGAGAAATTGTAAATCCTCCTTTTAATGGCAATATTTTAGCTTACTGGAATCAGTATAGTCAGGAGATCGAAAAAATTGAGCAATTCCCTCAACAGCCGGAGCAAGAGTTATTAGGCGATAATTTAAAATTGGACAGATATACTCGGAAATTGAGGGGAATAGTCAAGCAACGTATTGAAAAAACATTTGAACGGCTAGCTAACGAAATTCCTAACGCTTACATACTGCTTTGTTATTGTTCAGTATATCGCCGACCAGTACCCGAAAAATTTTATTTGAAAACATTAGAAAAGTTAGAATTAGATGAGGAACAACAGCAAATTACAGTAGACGTATTGCGCGATCGCTACTTAATAGAAGAAAATATTATCAATAATGGTTTACATTTAAGGCAGCATAATTTGATTCGCAGTGTCGCATCAACTCATCTCAAAAGCTGGAGACGGGAATAA
- a CDS encoding tetratricopeptide repeat protein, translated as MRDRDGVEFKDQVLIPDFDLNSRGDLSKPEQIQLSIQQELTQIDKLSPWQIAHYIAIENWLTEYENKPESSNLEQVRSYLEVFHHLCEIEAWETAVKILFTDLSICSDRPLHKQLETWGYYQEQINCYEKILNKVNSEYNFILLQGLGYAYCYLGNPEISIKYYQNLLDIAYGRLNKTMQAQAHGGLGRVYYWCLGKYKIAVREYRKQLSIAREINDFEQEAQALDGLGSIYCEFFQFRKSIDYKKQALLIARRIKNLTMEIKILGFLGAVYMQMGKPTQGIELIKQQLEISKEIGDRHQEWSALHNLSNTYSSLGNYQTSLTYLNQALEIIQDMSDRAGEAVTLNSLGSRFSISGDYTKAIVYYEKSLNIYHRMGNLVSEGWTRANLSYCYSCLGKSNKAVRNSKRAIKIARKFKDRPLNGFALATLGGSYWNQNKHIRGLSLAIKALFIVPPWSSDTGKLIFDKTMEALRSIVA; from the coding sequence ATGAGAGACCGTGATGGAGTAGAATTTAAGGATCAAGTCTTGATACCAGACTTTGATTTGAATTCTAGAGGCGATCTATCAAAACCAGAGCAAATTCAGCTATCAATACAACAAGAATTAACTCAAATTGATAAATTGTCTCCTTGGCAAATTGCACATTATATAGCTATAGAAAACTGGCTGACTGAATATGAAAATAAACCAGAATCTTCAAATTTAGAGCAAGTTCGCAGTTACCTTGAAGTTTTTCATCATCTCTGTGAAATAGAAGCTTGGGAAACAGCAGTGAAAATTCTTTTCACTGACTTATCTATTTGTTCAGATCGACCATTACACAAGCAATTGGAAACATGGGGATATTATCAAGAGCAAATTAATTGTTATGAAAAAATTTTAAACAAAGTCAATTCAGAATACAATTTTATCCTCTTGCAAGGTTTAGGCTATGCCTATTGTTATTTGGGAAATCCAGAAATTTCTATTAAGTATTATCAAAATCTTTTAGATATTGCTTATGGTCGCTTAAATAAAACAATGCAAGCTCAAGCTCATGGAGGACTAGGTCGAGTTTATTATTGGTGCTTAGGGAAGTATAAAATAGCTGTCCGAGAATATCGAAAACAACTAAGTATTGCTCGTGAAATAAACGATTTTGAGCAAGAAGCGCAAGCATTAGATGGGCTGGGGTCTATTTATTGTGAGTTTTTTCAGTTTCGTAAATCGATCGATTATAAAAAGCAAGCTTTATTAATTGCTCGTAGAATTAAAAATTTAACTATGGAAATAAAAATTTTGGGTTTTTTGGGCGCTGTATATATGCAAATGGGAAAGCCTACCCAAGGAATCGAACTGATTAAGCAACAATTAGAAATTAGTAAAGAAATTGGAGATCGCCATCAAGAATGGAGTGCTTTACACAATTTGTCTAATACCTATTCTTCTCTAGGAAATTATCAGACTTCATTGACTTATTTGAATCAAGCTTTGGAAATCATTCAAGATATGAGCGATCGTGCTGGAGAAGCAGTAACTCTAAATTCTCTAGGAAGTAGATTTAGTATATCTGGCGATTATACAAAAGCCATTGTCTATTATGAAAAAAGTTTGAATATTTATCATAGAATGGGCAATTTAGTATCAGAAGGATGGACGCGAGCTAACCTTTCTTACTGTTACAGTTGTCTTGGTAAAAGTAATAAGGCAGTGAGAAACTCAAAACGTGCTATAAAAATTGCTCGTAAGTTTAAAGATCGACCGCTAAACGGCTTTGCGCTAGCAACTTTAGGCGGTAGTTATTGGAATCAAAACAAGCATATTAGGGGGTTGTCACTAGCTATAAAGGCTCTTTTTATTGTTCCTCCTTGGAGCAGCGATACAGGTAAATTAATATTTGATAAAACTATGGAAGCTTTAAGAAGTATTGTCGCTTAA
- a CDS encoding response regulator transcription factor, which yields MDILIVEDEPEIARLIQQTLESEGFSCRSCRDGINALQVFSEQQPDLIVLDLMIPGLDGLEVCARIRQKPGTKDPFILMLTAKGEEIDRIIGLSTGADDYMVKPFSPRELVARVRALLRRSLRQGGQAASQVYRTLNFTVDIDRHLAYRQLTATETETLDLTSLEFSLLSTFVSYPGRVWNRSQLIDKLWGDDFFGDERVVDTHVARLRKKIEPDPANPTFIKTVIGVGYKFEDPPSEK from the coding sequence ATGGACATATTGATCGTTGAGGACGAACCCGAAATCGCCCGACTCATCCAACAAACACTAGAATCAGAAGGGTTTTCCTGTCGGAGTTGTCGCGATGGCATTAACGCGCTACAGGTGTTTAGCGAACAACAACCCGACTTAATTGTCCTCGATCTGATGATTCCTGGTTTGGATGGCTTGGAAGTGTGCGCGCGCATCCGCCAGAAACCCGGAACCAAAGACCCCTTTATCCTGATGCTGACGGCGAAAGGGGAAGAAATTGACCGAATTATCGGCTTATCTACGGGTGCCGATGATTATATGGTCAAACCCTTTAGTCCGCGCGAATTGGTTGCTAGGGTTCGCGCCTTATTGCGTCGGAGTTTGCGCCAGGGGGGACAAGCCGCCAGCCAAGTCTATCGCACGTTGAATTTTACCGTAGATATAGATCGGCATTTGGCCTATCGCCAGCTAACCGCGACAGAAACCGAAACCCTAGACTTAACTTCCCTAGAATTTAGTTTGCTGTCTACCTTTGTCAGCTATCCCGGTCGGGTGTGGAATCGCAGCCAATTGATCGATAAACTGTGGGGAGATGACTTCTTTGGCGACGAACGCGTTGTCGATACCCATGTGGCGCGGTTGCGAAAGAAGATCGAACCCGATCCGGCCAATCCTACCTTTATTAAAACGGTGATTGGTGTGGGCTACAAGTTTGAAGACCCCCCCAGCGAGAAATAA
- a CDS encoding cell wall metabolism sensor histidine kinase WalK, with translation MVGISSLVIISKVSSRPYFVQHLEQLEGSGFRLRYVRTYLVKGFETSWNRSTFWAAIVGTTAAGGLSYWVARRITKPLTLMEQITKEFAAGQLDQRLPISEIPELNQLGVSFNRMAAGLEGVEQRRRELIGDLTHELRTPLTIVRGYLEELAEGRIEPSPDIYVQLTKETKRLERLVNDLQELSQAEAGYLPIHVQPIQLYPILKSLVHKFADQLMEDGPVLQLECSPDLPAVLADVDRTEQVLVNLIGNAMRYTQTGFIKVRAWTEKGKLWIAVMDTGQGIPAEDLPHVFERFWRGDRSRSRHSGGSGVGLAISKRLVELQGGEIFAESQFGKGSTFRFCLPLA, from the coding sequence ATGGTGGGAATCAGTTCGCTGGTGATTATCAGTAAAGTCTCTTCGCGTCCCTACTTCGTCCAACACCTCGAACAACTTGAAGGAAGTGGGTTTCGCCTGCGTTACGTTCGCACTTATCTGGTTAAAGGCTTTGAAACCTCTTGGAACCGCAGCACCTTTTGGGCCGCCATTGTCGGAACCACCGCCGCCGGGGGGTTAAGCTACTGGGTGGCGCGGCGGATCACCAAACCCCTCACCTTAATGGAACAAATTACCAAAGAATTTGCCGCCGGACAACTGGATCAACGCCTTCCCATCAGCGAAATTCCCGAACTCAACCAACTAGGGGTCAGTTTTAATCGGATGGCGGCGGGGTTAGAAGGGGTAGAACAGCGACGCCGCGAGTTAATTGGCGACTTAACCCACGAGTTGCGGACGCCTTTAACCATTGTGCGCGGTTATCTCGAAGAGTTAGCCGAAGGTAGAATTGAACCCTCGCCGGATATTTACGTGCAACTTACCAAAGAAACGAAGCGGTTAGAACGCTTGGTGAACGACTTGCAAGAACTTTCCCAGGCGGAGGCGGGATACTTACCCATCCACGTACAACCCATCCAGCTTTATCCTATTTTGAAGTCTCTGGTGCATAAATTTGCCGATCAGTTGATGGAAGATGGCCCCGTTTTACAGTTAGAGTGTTCTCCCGATTTACCCGCCGTCTTAGCCGATGTAGACCGAACCGAACAAGTTTTGGTGAACTTAATTGGCAATGCCATGCGCTATACTCAAACCGGCTTTATTAAAGTTCGCGCTTGGACGGAAAAAGGTAAACTCTGGATCGCGGTGATGGATACCGGCCAAGGAATTCCAGCCGAAGATTTACCCCATGTATTTGAACGATTTTGGCGCGGCGATCGCTCTCGTTCTCGTCATTCTGGCGGATCGGGGGTGGGTTTGGCAATCTCAAAGCGGTTGGTGGAACTGCAAGGCGGCGAAATTTTTGCTGAGAGTCAGTTTGGTAAAGGCAGTACCTTCCGCTTCTGTTTACCGCTAGCTTAG
- a CDS encoding diguanylate cyclase domain-containing protein: MTKHDKPQEFFKIFNQFPEGVCILSPEYTVIFWNRSLEHWTGIVSEQIVGTDIRDRFPHFNQAKYQQRLQPIFAGGPPTIFSSQLHTSIIPCQLPDGRWRVQQTTATAIQMSNQSDFYALLVIEDVTDLTYRMQMYRLMRDQAWEEIRERKRIEAALRESQHFVQKITDAAPYILYIYDWQKQQILYINQQIEIRLGYSVAEVQALEDRDFLELIHPEDVVQVEQHRERLANATEGEILEWEFRFKNRSGDWRWLHCREVIFQKNEGGKIQQILGTAEDISERQAALWERKQATEAIRRQIEQQRLMSVVVQHIRRSLDLQEVLTTAVTEIRTFLQADRVAICALNLLSDDRLVMSTGEVKVESVNPEWRSILRTQLTCSHWDACDFSYVLQREILRDAIAIADLSTAPLSPSFKQLLASWQVQALMEVPIFQGDRLWGLLMVHQCGSKREWQPLEIELIRQLADQLAIAIQQAELYERLQQANQELQRLAISDSLTQLANRRRFDQYFTEQWHRLTREQQPLSLILCDIDCFKIYNDTYGHVKGDWCLQQVAVAIAAGAKRPADLVARYGGEEFAIVLPNTSLAGAIQVATEIQTHIQQLHIPHVKSPVSDYITLSLGVASIIPQQSLQAMSLIQQADQALYEAKDRGRDRICSFGNRETFPTLS; encoded by the coding sequence ATGACTAAGCACGACAAGCCCCAAGAATTCTTTAAGATTTTTAACCAATTTCCAGAAGGGGTTTGTATTCTCAGTCCTGAGTATACCGTTATCTTTTGGAATCGCAGTTTAGAACACTGGACGGGGATTGTTAGCGAGCAGATCGTTGGCACGGATATCCGCGATCGCTTTCCTCATTTTAACCAAGCAAAGTATCAACAGCGCCTCCAACCGATCTTTGCTGGGGGTCCGCCGACAATTTTTTCTTCGCAACTCCATACCTCAATTATCCCGTGTCAGTTACCCGATGGTCGATGGCGCGTGCAGCAAACCACGGCGACAGCGATCCAAATGTCTAACCAATCCGATTTTTACGCGCTACTGGTGATTGAGGATGTCACCGATCTGACCTACCGAATGCAAATGTATCGTTTAATGCGCGATCAGGCTTGGGAAGAAATTCGCGAACGCAAGCGCATTGAAGCAGCCTTAAGGGAAAGTCAGCATTTTGTCCAAAAAATTACGGATGCAGCCCCTTATATTCTTTACATTTATGACTGGCAAAAACAGCAAATTCTGTATATTAACCAACAAATTGAAATCAGGTTAGGTTATAGCGTTGCTGAAGTTCAGGCGCTAGAAGATCGCGACTTTTTGGAACTGATCCACCCCGAAGATGTGGTGCAAGTTGAACAGCATCGCGAACGCTTGGCGAATGCAACCGAAGGCGAGATTCTGGAATGGGAATTTCGATTCAAAAATCGTTCTGGAGACTGGCGATGGTTGCACTGTCGAGAAGTGATTTTCCAAAAAAATGAAGGCGGCAAGATTCAGCAAATTCTGGGAACCGCAGAAGATATTAGCGAACGTCAAGCGGCGCTGTGGGAACGCAAACAAGCCACCGAAGCGATCCGCCGACAAATTGAACAACAACGTCTTATGAGTGTTGTGGTGCAACATATTCGCCGTTCCTTGGATCTCCAAGAAGTGCTGACGACGGCAGTGACGGAAATTCGCACATTTTTGCAAGCCGATCGCGTCGCCATTTGCGCGTTGAATTTGTTGAGTGACGATCGGTTGGTGATGAGTACGGGGGAAGTTAAAGTCGAGTCTGTCAACCCGGAGTGGCGTTCGATTTTAAGAACGCAATTAACTTGCAGTCACTGGGATGCGTGCGATTTTTCTTATGTCCTGCAACGGGAAATCTTGCGCGATGCGATCGCCATTGCGGATCTGTCAACGGCCCCCCTGTCTCCCAGTTTTAAGCAACTTTTAGCAAGCTGGCAGGTACAAGCCTTGATGGAGGTGCCAATTTTTCAAGGCGATCGCCTGTGGGGTTTGTTGATGGTGCATCAATGTGGCAGCAAGCGGGAGTGGCAGCCGTTAGAAATTGAGTTGATCCGGCAGTTAGCCGATCAATTGGCGATCGCCATTCAGCAAGCCGAACTCTACGAACGCTTGCAGCAAGCCAACCAAGAACTGCAACGCCTCGCCATTTCTGATAGTCTGACGCAACTAGCCAACCGCCGCCGCTTCGACCAATACTTCACCGAACAGTGGCACCGCTTAACCCGCGAACAACAACCCCTGTCCCTGATTTTGTGCGATATTGACTGCTTTAAAATTTATAACGATACCTACGGTCATGTGAAAGGAGACTGGTGCTTGCAACAAGTGGCTGTGGCGATCGCGGCGGGTGCAAAACGTCCGGCGGACTTGGTGGCGCGTTATGGGGGAGAAGAGTTTGCGATCGTCTTACCGAATACCAGTCTTGCAGGGGCCATTCAAGTCGCAACCGAGATTCAAACTCACATTCAGCAGTTGCACATTCCCCATGTAAAATCGCCCGTCAGCGATTATATTACCTTAAGTTTGGGGGTGGCCAGCATCATTCCCCAACAAAGCTTACAGGCCATGTCTCTGATTCAACAAGCCGATCAAGCCTTATACGAAGCTAAAGATCGAGGCCGCGATCGCATTTGTTCTTTTGGCAACCGCGAAACCTTCCCGACCCTAAGCTAG